tttttacgTGCGTGCGGTTAGCCATGGCTAAAAATCGTCTTCATCGAGCTGCGTGTGGGAAACTAACCGAAaaattgttgtggttgtccAAAGTAATTTGTGGGCAATGTTATTTGATTGAATCGCAGTCTCCCGGAAATGCAGTCGACCCTTCTGGCTGCAGCTATTGGAGGCGTATCCGATGGCAACTACCGACAAAGCcttaacattaacatatgTATGATAGCTGGGATTTTGGGAttttggtattggtattgagACAGGGACAGAAAGTCGCGAATGCCGTGACACAGAGGCAAAGccaaagacgaagacgaagacaaCGAGACGGCATTTGGCGTTGGTTAAAAGTCACATTGTTGACCTTTTTGCGATCTGAGGCTGCCGCTCGTACTCGTACATTGGGAGAaaaggtttttgttttttcttttataattttatattttttattcaagtaCTCGCATTCGTCTCAGTCCCACTGtgctcattaaaataatatttaacctTTGAATACGAGACAAATGCTCAAATACTTGTTGAATACattcatactcatactcacactcgcactcacactAATAGTCATACTCATGTACCTTCTTCTAGTATTTGACGCTTTTGTTTGTCTGCAGACCCAACGAGCCGTgcgcaattaaaaattaactatttagttttaatggCCATAGCTATGTGCCTCCTTTCCCCTCTCTGGCCTTCATCTCCGCCCCTGCGTCTCTTCTCCACCATAGGccaattcaatatttaacaagTTTTGACAGCTGcgcattttgttttgtctctcttctctctcttctttATTTGCATTGACTTGCAATTTGAATGCCCTTCCCAGACAGGATATGACCACATTTATAATTGCATATTGGGGCAGATTTATAGCCAGATACATGGTCATTTAACTGGTCAGACTGCTATCCATACATCACAGAAAATAGTAAAGGAAATGATCAAGGAAATCAAGACTACAATTACTTCCTGAAATATGGCACCTTAAACTCGCAAAAAACAATGCATAAAGCAAAAAAGTGGAGTTTTCTAACCTCGAATTAATTATAGATTTAAATCAatacaagtttattttaaagaagtttgctttatttattatttatttattttttttatatttatttatcattattgtGTCATTTTTAAACTAGGCTtacaaaacatttcaaaactatcaaaaaattttctttaaattaggAAACTCCTTACTGAACCTATTTCAAAAGTTTCATAGCTTGAAGAATTGAAGACAACTTTTTCCTATGCTACCAATCTCGCCTTTGGTTAACTCCCACGCCTGCTTGCGTAAGAGTATACAAGTGTCGTATTACCGGCAAATATTTTGTCAGTTATCAGACAGCATCTGCGCATCTGACCTATGAGCGTTCACACGCTGAGCTTACGCAGAGATTGCCCCAAGGGGTGCGTGGCGTGGCAGCGTCATGGAATGGCATGCCTCAACATGGATCTCAGCCCTGACATCAAATTGTGGCAACGGTATCGCACACCTACAACAAACAATAAGACATCAAGTCTGCTGTGAAGTCAATTGTCAATTTGCTGTCGGTTTTCAGCccaaccaaataaaaaatgctttgatttagtgatcaaaattatattgtacAAATTAACTGTGAAACTCTTGATTCTCGTTTTCTGATTAAATCCAAGGATCAAACATGTGGCTGCGTATTctatttgcatacattttatgtGCGGCTGCCTACAATTTAGGTGCAACTGATAATACGAGCAGTGCTGGAGGAAAGAGATGATGAAGAGCTCAAGTCTATATAGTTGAAATCCCGAAAAAGcttatattcataaaaaaaaaattttctttgggCTCTACAGATGAAACTGTATTAACAGATTATGAAGaattaaaacagaaataaatatttaaagccattataaagtttataattcaaaaatgttgtaaataacttaaaagaaaattcttGTTCTGTTGAAAATAGTTCTTaaagaattgaaataaaaataaataacggaTAGCCTTAAAATGGTTCTtacttcaattaaaaaacaatcttaatggtttaattttaactcAACTAAAAATACTGcactacaaaaataattggattaataattcataaatattcttaatgaTTTAATTTGGGCTCAGCTGATAAAACTGCTGGATAAAAAAGATCATGAGGTAAATAAGTCGTTAgcttgaaaaattttatatttttaaaaaatgttctaagtTGTTTAATTAAGTGTTATACTTATTTGGTTGATTATACTGCTGTACAAAATGATCATGAAAAGCGTAAATAGAAGTAAACAAGATGTAACCTtgaaaaagtttatatttttgaaaatgttcttAATGGTTTAATTAAGAgttgtataattattatttggttGCGGTTCGTTGCTATTTATTGCTGTTTCTCCTTCCGCCTGCGCTGCAACAACTTGCGCAGCATGTTGAACGAGCTAAGCACGGGCACCATAACGGGCAGGAAGAGTGGTATATATATGGCATATTTCTGCTCATCGGGAAAGTAAAGTTGAGCCAATAGGCTGGCATCAAAGAAACCACGCTCCGAGGCTACAAAAGCGCGTTTGGCCAACGCTGAAGCGTCCAGCAGACGATGTTCAAGCAGAGCGACCTTGGCGGCCAAGATGTCACCATAGGAATTGGTTATAGCGGTGCCTACCTTATCGTCAATCACAATGTAACTGATTTGATCTGCAAGCAACAGAGCATGAAATAGTTTAGTGAGCTAATTAATAGACTAATTGGACTTACCCAGCAGCTTGATGAGACTCTCCAATGTGCTGCTGGCCGTGGCAATGTGACGAATCGCACTGCGTCGAATATAGGATTCATATTCCCAGCGACGTGGCGCCAATTGCTCAATATCTACAGCTTTTACACCCGCAATTTGCACCTCACTACTTATGTCCAGCAGCTTGTGGAGTTGATCCAACATCACCTGCATGTTGTCATTGGTGTTGACATAATATGCCTGCGGTGGCTCATCATTAAGATGTGCTAAACACACGTGCTCTGGGGGATTGGCGATGATGAAACCGCCCCAAGGTGGCGAAATAAAGGCATCAACGCCATTTCGTGTCAACATctcgttgccgttgttgtaaATGTGCAAGGGAGCAGTATTACAGGGAGGAATATAAACAACCAAATTGATGACAGGTTTATCCGTAATGCTTGCACTTAGATTTTGAGCAATTGAGGTGAGTAGATGTGGAAGTGCCGACTCCTGTAGCGCATAGTGACGTCCCAGTTTGCTCTGATCCCGCACCTGCTTGAGATCGGCTTCAATAGATACACGATATTTCCACTGTGTGCGCACCGTGTAGTTGGATATGTCCGAAATCTGCGCCAGAAATGGTTCAATGTATGCTAAAAAAAGGGATGTCATTAGATTTGTGATTGCAACTTGTTGTATAGATTCTTACTCTGTGCCGCCAATGCAACATTCCATTGTGCGTGTGTCAATTTTGGTTTGGGATTCAACACGGACACAATCACATCGTAGGCGGGCTGTGGTGCCTCCGACTTGACGCCCAATCGCTCATCTGTGGTCAGTATTTGATTGATGCGGTACGTTTGCAATATCTTCGAGTGCAACAGTTGCGTCAGTTTACTGGAAGCTGAAggcaaatttttaatagatagGTAGAACATGATTCAGCATAGCATATTTAGTTATCAAATAACTTACAGACATCGCTTCTCATTAAGGCTGAGCGCTCCGTGGTGAGCAGCAGCTCATCCTCCAACTTGGGCCATTCAATGAACATAAAATCACCAACACTTTGAGGATGAGcctgcaacagcagcttcTCTAAAGCATCCGGCGTATGAGCCTCATTAGCCTTGGCAAAGTTGGTAAAGAGTTTGAACTCAACTATCCAGATATCTAAAAAAGATATAtagtaattaaataagaataagCCAAAGGTGCCTATTTTGTAAAGCTTACCACTATCCTTGAATGCAGTTTGCAGCTCGCTGATGAGCAACTGACCGCGACTTGGCTGCTGAGTGTAAATGCCCACCTGGACAGCGGCTCTAATAGGTTGTTCGCTCAGTCGCAAAATGTTCGAGGAAGGCAGACTCACTCtgtcaaataaattgattataatcaatgcataattaaattatatttagttataaattaaattaaattaaaattaaattaaataggtATTTTAATACTTGTCTTTACAGTtcttagatttaatattttatctaacttaatttaattctgaaaatAAACTCTTTTTTTCGCAACATTATtcgaaatattatttacttctctttaacaatttttgcGTTTTCTGTATAAAGATAGTTCTTTTTAACTAATACTTTTTGTTCTGAatgaacttaattaaaatttaaattaaattctttactttttaatataaattcatatttaatatatcttaattgtcagtaaaaattttaaattctaatttcaattaaaattgtctACAATCCTGAAACGACATATTTCAGTTGAcggtaataaaaaaaaaataaaaaaaaattgtttctattTGCTAATGCTTTGAAGTGCCGTTAGAAAAATATTGTGCGAAGTTAAATCGAAGAAAGGAATGATGTGGACTCACCTGTAGACAGTCGTAGTCTTCCACCACATGGGCACACCAATCACAACGATGACCACAATGAA
The genomic region above belongs to Drosophila innubila isolate TH190305 chromosome 3R unlocalized genomic scaffold, UK_Dinn_1.0 2_E_3R, whole genome shotgun sequence and contains:
- the LOC117791053 gene encoding GPI transamidase component PIG-S-like isoform X2, with protein sequence MEETSPLKAKRKDKTEDKYRIAATIAFIVVIVVIGVPMWWKTTTVYRVSLPSSNILRLSEQPIRAAVQVGIYTQQPSRGQLLISELQTAFKDSDIWIVEFKLFTNFAKANEAHTPDALEKLLLQAHPQSVGDFMFIEWPKLEDELLLTTERSALMRSDVSSSKLTQLLHSKILQTYRINQILTTDERLGVKSEAPQPAYDVIVSVLNPKPKLTHAQWNVALAAQTYIEPFLAQISDISNYTVRTQWKYRVSIEADLKQVRDQSKLGRHYALQESALPHLLTSIAQNLSASITDKPVINLVVYIPPCNTAPLHIYNNGNEMLTRNGVDAFISPPWGGFIIANPPEHVCLAHLNDEPPQAYYVNTNDNMQVMLDQLHKLLDISSEVQIAGVKAVDIEQLAPRRWEYESYIRRSAIRHIATASSTLESLIKLLDQISYIVIDDKVGTAITNSYGDILAAKVALLEHRLLDASALAKRAFVASERGFFDASLLAQLYFPDEQKYAIYIPLFLPVMVPVLSSFNMLRKLLQRRRKEKQQ